One window of Desulfobacca acetoxidans DSM 11109 genomic DNA carries:
- a CDS encoding ATP-binding protein, whose product MREILIISGKGGTGKTSLTGAFAHLAHNKITCDLDVDAPDLHLLLHPKREREEDFYSGHEAVIDPEKCTNCGLCASMCQYEAIREHSQGFSVDSLRCEGCKVCVTFCPEEAIQFPERHCGKWFLSTTRFGPLVHAQLFPGEENSGKLVILLKKQARELAATSGADLILCDGAPGIGCPVISSFSGADLAIAVTEPTPSGRHDLERVADLCRHFQISLAVIINKFDLNPEETARIEALCRERGHPMLARLPHDPLITRAMIQGLVVTELPDTDFSRKIKQAWAGIEELAGLRH is encoded by the coding sequence ATGCGTGAGATTCTAATCATCAGCGGCAAGGGCGGCACCGGCAAGACCTCGCTGACCGGCGCCTTTGCCCATCTGGCCCACAACAAGATCACCTGCGATCTCGATGTGGATGCTCCCGATCTGCACCTGTTGCTGCACCCGAAGCGGGAGCGGGAGGAGGATTTCTACTCCGGCCACGAGGCGGTGATCGATCCTGAAAAATGCACTAACTGCGGTCTGTGCGCTTCTATGTGCCAGTACGAGGCAATTCGGGAGCATAGCCAAGGGTTTTCCGTTGACTCCCTGCGGTGCGAGGGTTGCAAGGTCTGCGTCACCTTCTGCCCAGAGGAAGCCATTCAATTTCCGGAAAGACACTGCGGTAAATGGTTCCTGTCAACCACTCGTTTCGGACCTTTAGTACATGCCCAACTCTTTCCGGGAGAAGAGAATTCGGGCAAGTTAGTTATCCTGCTAAAAAAGCAGGCTCGAGAACTGGCTGCGACGTCCGGCGCCGACCTCATTCTCTGCGACGGCGCCCCTGGCATCGGTTGTCCGGTAATCAGCTCTTTTTCGGGAGCCGACCTGGCCATTGCAGTTACCGAGCCGACCCCTTCAGGACGACACGACCTGGAGCGGGTCGCCGACCTATGCCGCCACTTTCAGATTTCCTTGGCCGTTATCATTAATAAATTTGACCTTAACCCGGAGGAGACCGCCCGCATTGAAGCCCTGTGCCGGGAGCGGGGTCACCCGATGTTGGCGCGGCTGCCCCATGATCCTCTGATCACCAGAGCCATGATCCAGGGGTTGGTCGTCACCGAGTTGCCGGATACTGATTTCAGCCGTAAAATCAAACAGGCCTGGGCGGGCATCGAAGAACTGGCCGGTCTCCGCCATTAA
- a CDS encoding class I SAM-dependent methyltransferase, producing the protein MNQEKETHKPHQHAGRSSERLLNKEIILKELDIFPGAVILDAGCGNGYMSKEFSRMQKNSGKIFALDPDKNAIEILRQETPGTNITPILGDVTKTTDLQDSSIDLIYLSTVFHGFSRSQIDGFNKEVKRILKPKGILAIVEIKKEPTPFGPPLEIRFSPQELNEIIPLSPKKTVEVGQFFYLQLFENK; encoded by the coding sequence ATGAATCAAGAGAAAGAGACCCATAAGCCCCACCAGCACGCCGGAAGATCTTCGGAACGTTTATTAAACAAAGAGATTATCCTTAAAGAACTGGATATCTTTCCAGGGGCAGTCATTCTTGACGCCGGCTGCGGCAATGGTTACATGTCCAAGGAGTTTTCCCGGATGCAGAAAAATTCTGGGAAAATATTTGCCCTTGATCCCGATAAAAATGCGATTGAAATCCTTCGTCAAGAAACACCGGGTACGAATATTACCCCGATTTTAGGTGATGTAACGAAAACCACCGATCTGCAGGACTCATCGATTGACTTGATCTATCTCTCTACTGTTTTTCACGGGTTTTCCCGAAGCCAGATAGACGGGTTTAACAAAGAAGTCAAGCGCATATTAAAACCAAAGGGGATTTTGGCCATCGTCGAAATTAAAAAAGAACCAACCCCATTCGGGCCGCCTTTAGAAATCAGGTTTTCCCCCCAAGAACTGAACGAGATAATCCCCCTATCCCCCAAAAAAACGGTGGAAGTAGGCCAGTTTTTTTACCTGCAACTTTTCGAAAATAAGTAA
- the rfbA gene encoding glucose-1-phosphate thymidylyltransferase RfbA — MVDRSDLGGKSQASLGWKGIILAGGAGTRLYPITKVVSKQLLPIYNKPMIYYPLSVLMLAGIRDILIISTPEDLPRFQELLGDGSHLGLRFSYALQPQPEGLAQAFIIGREFIGGDRVCLILGDNLFYGHGFQGSLKRSLSLERGGLIFGYWVSNPERYGVVEFDATGQVLGIEEKPSRPKSNYAVPGLYFYDNQVVDIAAGLIPSARGELEITDINCHYLRRQELRVEILGRGFAWLDTGTHDSLLEASTFIETIEKRQGLMIACIEEIAYRQGYIDRTQMARLAHGLEKSSYGQHLLKLVAELT, encoded by the coding sequence ATGGTTGATAGATCTGATCTGGGCGGGAAAAGTCAGGCCAGCCTTGGTTGGAAAGGAATAATTCTCGCGGGCGGGGCGGGGACCCGACTCTATCCGATCACGAAAGTGGTCAGCAAGCAGCTTTTGCCGATTTATAACAAGCCGATGATCTATTACCCCTTATCCGTTCTCATGTTGGCGGGCATCCGAGATATTCTGATAATTTCAACTCCCGAAGATCTGCCTCGTTTCCAGGAACTTCTGGGTGATGGGTCCCACTTAGGGCTGAGATTTTCCTATGCTCTGCAGCCGCAACCGGAGGGATTGGCGCAGGCCTTTATCATCGGACGGGAGTTTATCGGGGGCGATCGGGTCTGTCTTATCCTGGGAGACAACTTGTTCTACGGGCATGGCTTTCAAGGAAGTTTAAAGCGCTCCCTGTCCCTTGAACGCGGCGGATTGATCTTCGGTTACTGGGTCAGTAATCCGGAGCGCTACGGGGTGGTAGAATTTGACGCCACCGGACAGGTGCTGGGGATTGAGGAAAAACCCTCCCGCCCCAAGTCCAATTATGCTGTGCCCGGCCTATACTTTTATGACAACCAGGTAGTGGATATTGCCGCCGGTCTAATACCCTCGGCTCGCGGTGAGTTGGAGATCACTGATATAAACTGCCACTATCTCCGGAGGCAGGAACTGCGCGTAGAGATTTTGGGAAGGGGTTTTGCCTGGCTCGACACCGGCACCCATGATTCTCTGCTTGAGGCCTCAACATTCATCGAAACCATAGAAAAGCGCCAGGGGCTGATGATTGCCTGCATCGAAGAAATTGCCTATCGCCAGGGATACATCGACCGGACTCAGATGGCCCGCTTGGCTCACGGCCTGGAAAAAAGCAGCTACGGGCAACACCTTTTGAAACTCGTTGCCGAGCTTACGTAA
- a CDS encoding NAD-dependent epimerase/dehydratase family protein, which yields MVRRRILVTGGAGFIGSHVAESFLAAGHEVAIVDNLSTGRQDNVPVGAQFYPFDIKSWETFDFIRHWQPQVLVHHAAQMSVRISVDDPVRDAQENILGSLNLFEAAVQGKVEKIIFASTGGAMYGDQAPVPAGEEDRATPECPYGIAKLAVEHYMHFYHREHGVIPIRLRYANVYGPRQNGLGEAGVVAIFIEKFLAQEQPVINGDGLQTRDFVYVGDIVAANLLALEYSQAGTFNIGTGGETDILTIYLKLQEILGSKKGPVHGPTKPGEQRRSALDSTLAHKELGWRPRINLVEGLTRTVEAFQQRYLLK from the coding sequence ATGGTCCGCAGACGTATATTGGTTACCGGGGGAGCGGGGTTCATCGGTTCCCATGTGGCTGAGTCTTTTCTGGCGGCAGGTCATGAGGTAGCGATTGTAGACAATCTGAGCACCGGGCGGCAGGACAACGTCCCGGTCGGGGCTCAATTTTATCCCTTTGACATCAAGTCTTGGGAAACGTTTGACTTCATCCGCCACTGGCAACCGCAGGTTTTGGTGCATCATGCCGCCCAGATGAGCGTCAGGATCTCCGTGGACGACCCGGTAAGGGACGCCCAGGAGAATATTCTCGGTTCTTTAAACCTCTTCGAGGCGGCAGTCCAGGGTAAGGTCGAGAAGATTATCTTTGCCTCCACCGGTGGAGCCATGTACGGTGACCAGGCGCCCGTCCCGGCTGGTGAAGAGGACCGGGCGACACCCGAGTGCCCGTATGGCATCGCCAAGCTGGCAGTGGAGCACTATATGCATTTTTATCACCGGGAACACGGTGTTATTCCCATCAGATTGCGGTATGCCAATGTTTACGGTCCCCGACAGAACGGGCTGGGGGAGGCAGGGGTGGTGGCCATCTTTATTGAGAAATTCCTGGCCCAGGAACAGCCCGTCATCAACGGCGATGGCCTTCAGACCCGAGACTTTGTTTACGTGGGGGATATTGTGGCAGCCAATCTCCTGGCGCTGGAATATTCTCAAGCCGGGACTTTTAATATCGGTACCGGGGGTGAGACTGATATTTTAACGATCTATTTAAAACTGCAGGAAATCCTCGGTTCCAAGAAGGGTCCGGTGCATGGACCGACCAAGCCGGGAGAGCAGCGCCGAAGTGCTCTGGACAGCACCCTGGCTCACAAAGAACTGGGTTGGCGGCCCCGGATAAACCTGGTGGAGGGATTGACCCGCACGGTCGAGGCCTTTCAGCAGCGCTATTTGCTGAAATAA
- a CDS encoding NUDIX hydrolase — protein sequence MFENDIKREEEILVYSDPNNPWVELYFDRVRFPNGHMGRYNRIMECKGKQGVAVLPIMDGKVGLVRQFRYPIGEEVWEIPRGFAAPDTDSRQQALRELEEETGISDKFCKLVELSKVHPNSGLLSSEVQLYAALTFTGQEHTLPTDNETSRFQWFPVSEVLESIKKGEITDVFTLSAILIARELNIL from the coding sequence ATGTTTGAGAATGATATCAAGCGGGAAGAGGAAATATTGGTTTATTCCGATCCGAACAATCCTTGGGTAGAGCTCTACTTTGATCGGGTTAGATTTCCCAATGGACATATGGGGCGATACAATCGGATTATGGAGTGCAAAGGTAAACAGGGTGTTGCAGTTCTGCCAATCATGGATGGAAAAGTGGGATTAGTGCGCCAGTTCCGTTATCCGATTGGCGAAGAAGTATGGGAAATACCCAGAGGTTTTGCGGCGCCAGATACTGATTCCAGGCAGCAGGCGCTGAGAGAGTTGGAAGAAGAGACGGGAATTTCAGATAAATTTTGTAAGTTGGTAGAGTTAAGTAAAGTTCATCCAAACAGTGGGCTTTTATCTTCCGAAGTCCAGCTTTATGCGGCTTTGACTTTTACAGGACAGGAACATACGCTTCCAACAGATAACGAGACCTCGAGATTTCAATGGTTTCCAGTAAGTGAAGTTCTTGAATCCATAAAAAAGGGTGAGATAACGGATGTATTTACGTTGTCGGCTATTTTGATCGCTCGGGAGCTCAATATCCTTTGA
- the rfbB gene encoding dTDP-glucose 4,6-dehydratase has product MQTWLVTGGAGFIGSNFVLQQRRAKAARIINLDKLTYAGNIYNLAILKDDPDHIFVHGSIGDRELVSRLLSQFRPQAVIHFAAESHVDRSIQHPETFIETNVVGTFRLLEEVRQYWGNLTTSERENFRFLQISTDEVYGSLGPDDPAFTETTPYAPNSPYAASKAASDHLVRAYHETYGVPILITNCSNNYGPLQFPEKFIPLMILNALRGKSLPLYGDGQNIRDWLYVADHCEAVHLVLERGVIGESYNLGGLSEQTNLQVVSQICEILDRLVPHAQSVPHYSLIKFVPDRPGHDRRYAMNIGKITRELGWKPKESFYDGIVKTVRWYLDHPDWVEKVASGAYRQWLEQQYGQLL; this is encoded by the coding sequence ATGCAAACATGGCTTGTAACCGGCGGCGCCGGGTTCATCGGCTCAAATTTTGTTCTGCAACAGCGCCGAGCCAAGGCCGCCCGCATTATCAATCTGGATAAATTAACCTATGCGGGCAATATCTATAACCTGGCTATCTTAAAGGATGACCCGGATCATATTTTTGTTCATGGGTCTATCGGTGATCGGGAACTGGTAAGCCGTCTCCTCTCTCAATTCCGGCCGCAGGCAGTAATCCACTTTGCGGCGGAATCGCATGTAGACCGTTCTATCCAGCATCCCGAGACCTTTATCGAAACCAATGTGGTCGGCACCTTTCGCCTCTTAGAGGAGGTTCGCCAGTACTGGGGGAATCTTACCACATCGGAGAGAGAAAATTTCAGGTTTTTACAGATCTCCACAGACGAAGTTTACGGCTCACTAGGACCTGACGATCCCGCCTTTACCGAAACCACCCCCTACGCCCCGAACAGCCCTTATGCGGCCTCCAAGGCCGCCAGTGACCACCTGGTGCGGGCCTACCACGAAACCTATGGAGTCCCGATCCTCATCACTAATTGTTCCAATAATTACGGCCCCCTGCAATTTCCGGAAAAATTTATTCCCCTGATGATCCTCAATGCCCTGAGAGGAAAATCATTGCCCCTATACGGAGATGGCCAAAATATTCGGGATTGGTTATATGTCGCCGATCATTGTGAAGCAGTGCACCTGGTGCTGGAACGAGGCGTCATCGGGGAGTCTTATAACCTCGGCGGCCTGAGTGAGCAGACCAATCTGCAGGTAGTCTCCCAGATCTGTGAGATCTTGGACAGACTGGTTCCTCATGCTCAGTCGGTGCCGCACTACTCTCTAATAAAGTTTGTCCCCGATCGCCCCGGCCATGACCGCCGCTACGCCATGAATATCGGCAAGATCACGCGGGAGCTAGGGTGGAAGCCGAAGGAATCGTTTTATGACGGAATTGTTAAGACAGTTCGCTGGTATCTGGACCACCCCGATTGGGTGGAAAAAGTAGCCAGCGGCGCCTACCGCCAATGGCTGGAGCAGCAGTACGGCCAGCTTCTATGA
- the rfbC gene encoding dTDP-4-dehydrorhamnose 3,5-epimerase, translating to MRILATDLPEIKLIEPRVFTDRRGYFFDIYQALGYSDHGIEARFVQDSLSYSLHGVVRGLHYQLRRPQGKLITVLQGEVIDVVVDIRLGSKNFARWTKNLLSADNHRQLFVPPGFAHGFTVISEAAAILYKCTDYYDPLDEYGILWNDSHLGIDWPVTAHILSDKDARLPLLRDVPDNLLPQLTD from the coding sequence ATGAGAATTCTAGCCACAGACCTGCCGGAGATTAAACTGATCGAACCGCGGGTGTTTACCGATCGACGGGGATATTTCTTTGATATCTATCAAGCCCTGGGCTACTCGGACCATGGCATTGAGGCCAGGTTTGTGCAGGATAGCCTGTCATATTCCCTTCATGGAGTAGTTCGGGGACTGCACTATCAGTTGCGGCGGCCCCAGGGAAAGTTGATCACGGTGCTGCAGGGCGAAGTTATCGATGTCGTGGTGGATATTCGGCTGGGCTCCAAAAATTTTGCCAGATGGACAAAGAACCTGCTTTCAGCCGATAATCACCGCCAACTGTTTGTCCCGCCAGGTTTTGCCCATGGTTTTACGGTTATCAGTGAAGCTGCCGCTATACTGTATAAGTGTACGGATTATTATGACCCCTTAGATGAATACGGTATTCTGTGGAACGATAGCCACCTGGGCATCGATTGGCCGGTAACGGCACACATTCTATCCGATAAAGATGCAAGACTTCCCCTCTTACGGGATGTCCCGGATAACCTGCTGCCACAATTAACCGACTGA
- the rfbD gene encoding dTDP-4-dehydrorhamnose reductase: protein MKIVLVGKNGLLGRECLLVLNRAHDLVALGSRELDITDAVQVEEAVRRYQPEVLINCAAYTRVDAAEQERELAYRVNVVGPRNLAASLARHGGTLLHISTDSVFDGERPVPEPYGEDDAVGPLSYYSQTKVASETVVKQELSHYIIVRTAWVYGLHGPNFLKTMLRLALSNPKPRIKVVNDQFGSLTWSYRVAEQLARIIEAGGQGIYHATAEGYATWFEVADYFLRRMGIEIQINPCTTAEYQTPAKRPKNSILENRRLKDQGLNLMRPWKTDLDEFIARYREVLLQEAMITAARS from the coding sequence ATGAAGATAGTCTTGGTCGGCAAGAATGGGTTGTTGGGCAGAGAATGTCTCCTGGTGTTAAACCGAGCGCATGATCTGGTGGCGTTGGGCTCCAGGGAATTGGATATAACCGATGCGGTCCAGGTTGAGGAGGCTGTGCGGCGCTATCAACCCGAGGTCCTGATAAACTGTGCGGCTTATACCAGAGTGGATGCTGCCGAGCAGGAGCGGGAGTTGGCCTATCGGGTTAATGTCGTCGGCCCCCGTAACCTGGCTGCCAGTCTGGCCCGCCACGGCGGCACCCTGTTGCATATCTCCACCGATTCAGTGTTCGACGGGGAGAGGCCCGTCCCGGAACCCTATGGAGAAGACGATGCGGTAGGCCCGCTTTCATACTACAGCCAGACCAAAGTGGCAAGCGAAACTGTCGTAAAACAGGAACTATCCCACTATATCATCGTCCGGACTGCCTGGGTCTACGGACTGCATGGTCCCAATTTTCTCAAGACCATGCTCCGACTGGCCCTCAGCAACCCCAAACCCAGGATCAAAGTGGTCAATGATCAATTCGGCTCTCTTACCTGGTCATACCGGGTGGCCGAACAACTGGCCAGGATCATAGAGGCTGGCGGCCAGGGCATTTATCATGCGACGGCTGAGGGGTATGCCACCTGGTTTGAAGTGGCCGACTACTTCCTCCGGCGGATGGGAATCGAAATCCAGATTAATCCCTGCACCACCGCCGAATATCAAACTCCCGCCAAAAGACCGAAAAATTCCATCCTGGAAAATCGCCGGCTCAAGGATCAGGGCCTTAATCTGATGCGCCCCTGGAAAACTGATCTCGATGAATTCATCGCAAGATACCGCGAGGTCTTGCTCCAGGAAGCTATGATAACAGCAGCAAGAAGTTAG
- a CDS encoding universal stress protein gives MEICSYPLNRILIPYDGSPSAKKAVEWAACLAQIGSDSVEKVTLLRVIGGGYLARHIQNVDLRVTRMDQVAAWRRIRQYHLDHEIMPLLEEGKRFLQEKGVSVPIETRVAEGKIGEEISRLADEGGYSAIVMGRRGLSPVKELFLGSVTRQVLSLAQKKTVFVVGLEAVFNPDCPISPLLLPVDGSEPSREAVRQGAVLAQGLRACQPRLNLLYVMEIVQITASMNEANVLVRDGEKILADSHAILLEAGFPGEVEERLQVGEPPRIIAEEAEEGSYALVLMGARGLSSLKQLILGSVSSGVLHRVSRSVIGIVYL, from the coding sequence ATGGAAATCTGTTCATATCCTTTAAACCGCATACTCATTCCCTATGATGGCAGCCCTTCGGCAAAGAAGGCCGTGGAGTGGGCCGCATGTTTGGCCCAGATCGGAAGCGATTCGGTAGAAAAGGTCACCCTGCTTCGGGTCATCGGCGGCGGGTATCTGGCCCGGCACATTCAAAACGTGGACCTGCGGGTGACCCGCATGGACCAGGTCGCAGCCTGGCGCCGGATACGACAATACCACCTTGATCATGAAATCATGCCGCTTTTGGAAGAGGGCAAACGGTTTTTACAAGAAAAAGGTGTATCGGTCCCTATTGAGACCAGGGTTGCCGAGGGGAAGATCGGAGAAGAGATCAGCCGATTGGCCGATGAGGGCGGATATAGCGCCATCGTCATGGGCCGGCGGGGATTATCTCCGGTAAAGGAACTGTTTCTGGGAAGCGTGACCCGTCAGGTCTTGTCTCTGGCCCAGAAAAAGACTGTTTTTGTGGTTGGTTTGGAAGCGGTTTTCAATCCAGACTGTCCCATTTCTCCTTTGCTTTTGCCGGTGGATGGTTCGGAGCCGAGCCGTGAGGCGGTCCGTCAGGGAGCAGTACTGGCCCAAGGATTGCGTGCCTGCCAACCTCGACTGAATCTTTTGTACGTAATGGAAATTGTCCAAATAACCGCCTCAATGAATGAGGCAAATGTATTGGTGCGCGATGGAGAAAAAATCCTGGCGGACAGCCATGCCATTCTACTGGAGGCAGGTTTCCCAGGAGAAGTGGAGGAAAGGCTGCAGGTTGGAGAACCTCCCCGAATTATTGCTGAAGAAGCTGAAGAGGGGAGCTATGCTCTGGTCTTGATGGGGGCCCGGGGGCTATCCTCTTTAAAGCAACTGATTCTTGGCAGCGTCTCCAGCGGTGTTCTGCATCGCGTCTCCCGGTCCGTTATCGGGATTGTTTATCTCTGA
- a CDS encoding SAM-dependent methyltransferase: MSEPSPRFWPIFFELYESLPRQGPGNRDCAARALALCRDLPLAPGVLDLGCGVGGQTLHLADLISGSIVALDSHAPSIERLRSTVAVRGLAERIQSIVGDMAEPGLPPASFDLVWSEGALYNIGIEKALRVCSRLLRPGGYLAFTDAVWRKDNPPPEVKASFDADYPAMGRVSDVLAAIERGGFSLIGHFTLPDEAWWEDFYTPMEIRIEELRAKYGADDEALAVLDQLAQEPEMHRKYSDCYAYEFFVARRVE; encoded by the coding sequence ATGAGCGAACCCTCGCCGCGCTTCTGGCCGATCTTTTTCGAGCTCTACGAGTCGCTCCCCCGGCAGGGTCCGGGCAACCGAGACTGCGCCGCCAGAGCCCTTGCTCTTTGTCGCGATCTGCCCCTTGCGCCGGGAGTGCTCGATCTGGGCTGCGGCGTCGGCGGGCAGACACTTCATCTCGCCGATCTCATATCAGGGTCCATCGTGGCCCTTGACAGCCATGCTCCGAGCATCGAGCGGCTGCGCTCGACGGTCGCTGTGCGAGGGCTGGCCGAGCGGATTCAGTCTATTGTCGGCGACATGGCCGAACCCGGGCTGCCGCCTGCGAGCTTCGACCTCGTCTGGTCCGAGGGGGCGCTCTACAACATCGGCATAGAAAAAGCCCTGCGCGTCTGCAGCCGGCTGCTGCGGCCCGGCGGTTACCTCGCCTTCACCGACGCGGTCTGGCGCAAGGACAACCCGCCCCCCGAGGTCAAAGCGAGCTTCGATGCCGACTATCCGGCCATGGGCCGGGTTTCGGATGTCCTGGCGGCAATTGAAAGAGGCGGCTTTTCGCTCATCGGCCACTTCACCCTGCCGGACGAGGCCTGGTGGGAAGACTTCTATACACCGATGGAAATTCGCATCGAGGAACTGCGCGCTAAATATGGAGCCGACGACGAAGCGCTGGCCGTGTTGGATCAACTCGCGCAGGAGCCCGAGATGCACCGGAAGTATTCAGACTGCTACGCCTATGAGTTCTTTGTGGCGCGACGGGTGGAGTGA
- a CDS encoding class I SAM-dependent methyltransferase, producing MAKEPETTSTQVLRLYRDLADWYPLLTPVGDYAEEATFYRCLFEAHCQRPPRTLLDLGSGGGHNAAHLKAALACTLVDLEPAMLALSRRLNPECEHIQGDMRSVRLGRVFDCVLVHDAVSYMTSRSDLASTIATAFAHTAPGGVAMFQPDFVSETFEPGTETGGRDGNRRGLRYLEWRWVPDSKTDMYVIDMAYLLRDVNGAAKVIHDRHFMGLFPRTVWLELISAASFEPLVVPFEHSSYSDTGHEVFLGLRPVADERGTT from the coding sequence GTGGCAAAAGAACCAGAAACAACCTCCACTCAGGTCCTCAGGCTCTACCGCGACCTGGCAGACTGGTATCCGCTCTTGACGCCGGTGGGCGACTACGCCGAAGAGGCCACCTTTTACCGGTGTTTGTTCGAGGCCCACTGTCAGCGGCCCCCTCGGACCCTGCTCGATCTCGGCAGCGGCGGCGGCCACAATGCAGCCCACTTGAAGGCGGCGTTAGCCTGTACTCTCGTCGACCTGGAACCAGCCATGCTCGCGCTGAGCCGCCGATTGAATCCGGAGTGCGAGCATATTCAGGGCGACATGCGTTCAGTACGGCTCGGGCGCGTCTTTGATTGTGTCCTCGTACACGACGCGGTCAGCTACATGACCTCGCGCAGCGATCTTGCCAGCACCATTGCCACGGCTTTCGCACACACCGCTCCGGGAGGGGTCGCGATGTTCCAGCCAGATTTCGTCTCGGAGACCTTCGAGCCGGGAACCGAGACAGGCGGCAGAGACGGGAACCGGCGCGGCTTGCGCTACCTCGAATGGCGGTGGGTTCCCGACTCAAAAACCGACATGTACGTGATCGACATGGCGTACCTCTTGAGAGACGTGAACGGAGCAGCCAAGGTCATTCACGACCGTCACTTCATGGGTCTGTTCCCGAGAACCGTGTGGTTGGAGCTGATCTCAGCCGCCAGCTTCGAACCACTCGTGGTCCCCTTTGAGCACAGCTCGTACAGCGATACCGGACACGAGGTGTTCCTCGGGCTGCGGCCTGTCGCCGACGAAAGAGGTACGACATGA
- a CDS encoding universal stress protein yields the protein MEICSYPFDRILIPYDGSPSAKKAVEWAACLAQIGSDSVEKVTLLRVIGGGYLARHIQNVDLRVTRMDQVAAWRRIRQYHLDHEIMPLLEEGKRFLQEKGVSVPIETRVAEGKIGEEISRLADEGGYSAIVMGRRGLSPVKELFLGSVTRQVLSLAQKKTVFVVGLEAVFNPDCPISPLLLPVDGSEPSREAVRQGAVLAQGLRACQPRLNLLYVPDD from the coding sequence ATGGAAATCTGTTCATATCCTTTTGATCGCATACTTATTCCCTATGATGGCAGCCCTTCGGCAAAGAAGGCCGTGGAGTGGGCTGCATGTTTGGCCCAGATCGGAAGCGATTCGGTAGAAAAGGTCACCCTGCTTCGGGTCATCGGCGGCGGGTATCTGGCCCGGCACATTCAAAACGTGGACCTGCGCGTGACCCGCATGGACCAGGTCGCAGCCTGGCGCCGGATACGACAATACCACCTTGATCATGAAATCATGCCGCTTTTGGAAGAGGGCAAACGGTTTTTACAAGAAAAAGGTGTATCGGTCCCTATTGAGACCAGGGTTGCCGAGGGGAAGATCGGAGAAGAGATCAGCCGATTGGCCGATGAGGGCGGATATAGCGCCATCGTCATGGGCCGGCGGGGATTATCTCCGGTAAAGGAACTGTTTCTGGGAAGCGTGACCCGTCAGGTCTTGTCTCTGGCCCAGAAAAAGACTGTTTTTGTGGTTGGTTTGGAAGCGGTTTTCAATCCAGACTGTCCCATTTCTCCTTTGCTTTTGCCGGTGGATGGTTCGGAGCCGAGCCGGGAGGCGGTCCGTCAGGGAGCAGTACTGGCCCAAGGATTGCGTGCCTGCCAACCTCGACTGAATCTTTTGTACGTACCGGACGATTGA
- the nth gene encoding endonuclease III: MSPPEKMQAILPLLQRLYPKAHCTLDFADPLQLLVSTILSAQCTDERVNLVTPAVFQKYRTAADYAAAPLEDLEEAFHATGFFRQKAKSIKQICQTLVERFAGQIPPSLEELVKFPGIGRKTANVILGNAFGIPGIVVDTHVGRVSRRLGLTTNKDPVKIEFDLMALVPQEDWTDFSHQLIWHGRQVCMAKKPRCTACALLPYCNFGQKQQ; encoded by the coding sequence ATGTCACCACCGGAAAAGATGCAGGCTATCCTGCCGTTGCTACAGAGGCTCTACCCTAAGGCGCATTGCACCCTGGATTTCGCTGACCCCCTGCAATTGCTGGTGTCAACCATACTATCGGCTCAGTGCACGGATGAACGGGTGAACCTGGTGACCCCGGCGGTATTTCAGAAATACCGTACGGCTGCCGATTATGCCGCGGCGCCTTTAGAAGACCTGGAGGAGGCTTTTCATGCCACCGGCTTCTTCCGGCAGAAGGCCAAGAGCATCAAACAGATCTGTCAGACATTAGTCGAGAGATTCGCCGGCCAGATTCCCCCATCCCTGGAGGAGCTGGTAAAATTTCCGGGCATCGGCCGCAAAACCGCCAACGTCATTTTGGGCAATGCCTTCGGCATTCCGGGGATAGTCGTAGATACCCATGTGGGTCGGGTGTCGCGACGACTCGGCCTGACCACCAATAAAGATCCGGTAAAAATCGAATTTGACCTGATGGCGCTTGTGCCGCAAGAGGACTGGACCGATTTTTCTCATCAACTCATCTGGCACGGCCGCCAGGTCTGCATGGCCAAGAAGCCCAGGTGTACGGCCTGCGCTCTGCTGCCTTACTGTAACTTTGGCCAGAAACAGCAATAA